DNA sequence from the bacterium genome:
TTCTGGATGAAGGAACAAGGATTAAAAAGGGGGAGGCAATTGCCATTTTGGATGATAAGGAGCTATTGGCAGGGGAAAAAGAAAACCTTGCCCAATTGCTTGGCCTTCAAAATGAACTTAATAGATTAAATAGGGGTATTGACATAGAAGAAATAGAGAAAAGATTAGAACAGGCAAGGATTTCTTATGAGGAACTCCATCGCCAATTCCTTAACAGGCAAAGACTATTTGAAAGCTCTGCAATCTCCCTTGATGAGTTTAAAAGGATAGAAGCAGAGGATAGTAAGGCTAAAATTGCATTTGAGCTAGCAGAAAAGCAATTACAGGAAACAAAGGCTTCTCATAATGAACGAATGCAACAGATAGAAAGCCAAATAGCTAGCATAAATGCCAATCTTTCCTTTATCAAACAGCAGCTTATCTGGTCAAAGATTACATCTCCTATTGATGGGATTATTATTTACAAGCTTGTTAAGCAAGATACCTATGTCCAGCCCTCTCAAATCCTCCTTGTAGTTGCCTCTTTTTCAAGCTTTGTTGTTAAATCTGATATAGATGAGACGGATGTTGAAAAAATATCCCCAGGGATGAAGGCAGATGTTCTTCCTGATGCCTTCTCTAATAAAACCATTTCTGGGGTAATCACTAAAATCGCTCCCTCTCCTATTCTTCAAACCAAAATAAATGCCTTTGAGATAACCGTAGAATTAGAAAAAACCAGCCTTTCTATAAAAAGCGAGATGCTCTGTGATTTGGTTATCCTTTCAGATAAAAGGGAA
Encoded proteins:
- a CDS encoding efflux RND transporter periplasmic adaptor subunit, with protein sequence MKKWFLIALILIIAAIFALIFLERQEKKAIKVTLGTVTRGELSLKVRARAKIEAKERIELKAKRSGVVTFILDEGTRIKKGEAIAILDDKELLAGEKENLAQLLGLQNELNRLNRGIDIEEIEKRLEQARISYEELHRQFLNRQRLFESSAISLDEFKRIEAEDSKAKIAFELAEKQLQETKASHNERMQQIESQIASINANLSFIKQQLIWSKITSPIDGIIIYKLVKQDTYVQPSQILLVVASFSSFVVKSDIDETDVEKISPGMKADVLPDAFSNKTISGVITKIAPSPILQTKINAFEITVELEKTSLSIKSEMLCDLVILSDKRENTLKVPCEAILSIDKRNYIFVVQKDIARKKEVSLGLITPNEVEVLSGLAENDKVILNPSPDLEDKQRVRVNSKLKT